TCTCGCCATGACCACGATGTACGGGGTATAGGCGCTACTGGTGATAAAGCACTTACTACCATTAAGATAAACCTTACCATTTTTGCGTGTATAAGTGGTTTTCAGACTGCCGACATCCGATCCCGCTCCCGGTTCGGTGATAGCAGAGTTCCACATCTGCTTACCGGTGCCCCGGAACGCCATGATTTTATCAATTTGCTCCTGAGTCCCTTCACGCAGGAAAGTGTTAAAACCTCCCGGCAATTGGTACAACACGTAAGTTGGCGCGCCAAGGCGTCCCAGCTCCATCCAGACGGCGGCGACGGTAACAAAACCCGCTTCCAGACCGCCGTGTTCTTCCGGGATCAGCAGGCTATCAATACCCATATCCGCCAGCGCTTTTACAAAACGCTCAGGGTAGACGCTGTCACGATCGCACTCGGCAAAATAAGCTTCCCAGTTCTCACTGGCCATCAGTTCGCGAATACCGGCGACAAACAGCTCCTGTTCGTCATTTAAGTTGAAATCCATCTTTCAGCCTCTTGATCAATTGGGTTAATTAGAATTACTTGTCTTTCCAGTGCACTTTGGCGTCTTTAATAAAGGACAGCGTCACCATAATGTTGACGAAGAACAGCGGGCATCCTCCGGCGATAATCGCGGTCTGAATCGGCTTCAACCCACCCAGCGCCAGCAGAACGATACCGATGATGCCGACCAGAATGGACCAGCCGATGCGTACCAGCAGCGGCGGCTCTTCACCATCGCGAACTTCGCGACAGGTCGACATCGCCAGGGTGTAAGAGCAGGCGTTAATCAGCGTGACGGTGGCAATAAAGCAGAGGATGAAGAAGCCCCACATGGTGGCGGTGCTGAGCGGCAAAGCAGCCCAGGTTTCGATAATGGCGCGCGCCACGCCGTGTTGCTCAATCAGCTGCGGAATGTTGAGGATGTTTTTATCCATCAGCAGCAGCGTGTTACTGCCAAGAACAGTCCATAGGATCCAGGTAGACGCGGTCAGACCCAGCACCATCCCGAAGCACAGTTCACGTACGGTACGACCACGGGAAATACGGGCCAGGAAGATACTCATCTGGATGGCGTAAATAACCCACCACGCCCAATAGAAAACAGTCCAGCCCTGTGGGAAGCCGCCTTTACCGATGGCGTCGGTATAGAACAGCATCCGTGGCAGATGCATCAGCAGCATCCCGACGGAGTCGGTGAAGTAGTTCATGATGAAGCTGGCGCCGCTGACGATAAACACCCAGCCGAGCATCAGGAAGCTCAGGTAGCTACGCACATCGCTGGCGATTCTGACCCCTTTTTGCAGGCCGCAGGCCACGCAAATCGCGTTCAATATGATCCAGCAGGTAATGATGATGGCATCTAATTGCAGCGTATGCGGAATACCGAACAGCCATTGCATACACTCGGTGACCAGCGGGGTAGCCAGACCGAGGCTGGTGCCCATCGCGAAGATCAGCGCCACCAGGTAGAAGTTATCAACGATGGTACCGAACAACCCTTTGGCATGCTTTTCACCGACGAGCGGTACCAGCGTGGAGCTGGGACGGATGACATCCATCTTGCGTAC
The Salmonella bongori NCTC 12419 DNA segment above includes these coding regions:
- the caiT gene encoding L-carnitine/gamma-butyrobetaine antiporter, producing the protein MKNEKKKSGIEPKVFFPPLIIVGILCWLTVRDLDAANVVINAVFSYVTNVWGWAFEWYMVVMLFGWFWLVFGPYAKKRLGDEKPEFSTASWIFMMFASCTSAAVLFWGSIEIYYYISTPPFGLEPNSTGAKEIGLAYSLFHWGPLPWATYSFLSVAFAYFFFVRKMDVIRPSSTLVPLVGEKHAKGLFGTIVDNFYLVALIFAMGTSLGLATPLVTECMQWLFGIPHTLQLDAIIITCWIILNAICVACGLQKGVRIASDVRSYLSFLMLGWVFIVSGASFIMNYFTDSVGMLLMHLPRMLFYTDAIGKGGFPQGWTVFYWAWWVIYAIQMSIFLARISRGRTVRELCFGMVLGLTASTWILWTVLGSNTLLLMDKNILNIPQLIEQHGVARAIIETWAALPLSTATMWGFFILCFIATVTLINACSYTLAMSTCREVRDGEEPPLLVRIGWSILVGIIGIVLLALGGLKPIQTAIIAGGCPLFFVNIMVTLSFIKDAKVHWKDK